From Pelosinus fermentans DSM 17108, the proteins below share one genomic window:
- a CDS encoding sigma 54-interacting transcriptional regulator: protein MGMKKERLQVLIDTEDRKNPYTDEALAKKLSISRGETTLLRQKLKIPDSRERRKPILCETIRQILESNPGISKRGVTGQLQQMGFSVSRFTIEQLLSNALYSMEEIKSAVSSPNIGTDVESGGKEFISTAFDNLIGQKGSLFPIIEQAKAAILYPPKGLHTLLLGATGVGKSDLAEAMYRFAVDSGRLNIKAPFVVFNCADYADNPQLLLSQLCGHMKGAFTGAERSKEGLIEKADGGILFLDEVHRLPPEGQEILFYLIDKGKFRRMGETESLRQVAVMLIMATTEVQSAALLATFRRRVPMVIELPSLQERPLQERLALIHYFLKHEAQRTGNSLNIDADALKSLLLYDCSSNIGQLSADIQVACARGFLNLITSGSKTLYITVSNLPAHARRGLLKLQHQRDKIEKLRITSCEILPGKENMVYVDELYSVPREIYSYIEEQYGKLSMQGVSQEEINRIIGSELEAKLWKWIKRANDSPEPIVKADLYKVVDKAIVDIVEAMIEKAADILIRPSEQIVVGLSIHLTETLKRIKQNKRIINPHLEKTKYEYAREFAIAREMAECFLGQTGVRLPEEEIGFITLYLTMYCRQDADGRVGILVLSHGHVAAGMAEVANRLLGANHAKAVEMSLDESSETALERTIEIVMQINEGKGVLLLVDMGSLANFGSQITAITGIPIRSVGPVYTMMVIEAVRRALLPDTELDELAEMLGQPYLSAENLSTELLQNDVSFNKSKSAILTICITGKGAAMQLQKEVERQIGRQQGQIEIICMGLADRQTFANEVRKIMKTHSIKAVVGTLDPGLPGVPFITVDQIVKGKIASILQCAPSRRTTVAEVIQEELIFYPNPEWSKPQVIDLLTQSLLSRDLVKPEFATDVVKRELIGVPILSLRVAIPHGEDPRYVNQTSVALAIFPEAIPWGENYRVNVVCLFAAATDGRELVQELGGKLTNDEIVDCLIEARTPAEAKRILVQGENK from the coding sequence ATGGGGATGAAGAAAGAACGATTACAAGTATTAATTGATACTGAGGATAGAAAAAATCCTTATACGGATGAAGCATTAGCGAAGAAATTGTCTATTTCCCGCGGTGAAACTACCCTTTTGCGGCAAAAGTTGAAGATCCCTGATTCTAGAGAGCGGAGAAAACCCATTTTATGTGAAACCATTCGGCAAATCCTAGAAAGCAATCCGGGTATATCCAAACGAGGGGTAACGGGACAATTGCAGCAAATGGGTTTTTCTGTATCCCGTTTTACAATAGAACAGTTGTTAAGCAATGCATTATATAGTATGGAGGAAATAAAAAGTGCGGTCTCGTCTCCCAATATAGGTACAGACGTTGAAAGCGGAGGTAAAGAATTTATCAGTACTGCATTTGATAACTTGATTGGGCAGAAGGGAAGTCTATTTCCTATTATCGAGCAGGCAAAAGCAGCTATTTTGTATCCTCCTAAAGGACTTCATACGTTGCTGCTAGGTGCAACTGGAGTTGGGAAAAGCGATCTGGCAGAAGCGATGTATCGTTTTGCTGTGGACTCAGGAAGACTAAATATAAAGGCTCCCTTTGTAGTTTTTAATTGTGCGGATTATGCTGATAATCCGCAATTACTGCTCTCCCAGTTGTGTGGTCATATGAAAGGCGCCTTTACTGGTGCTGAACGCTCTAAGGAAGGGCTCATTGAAAAAGCTGATGGTGGGATTCTATTCTTAGATGAAGTACACCGGCTGCCGCCAGAAGGACAGGAAATTTTATTTTATCTTATTGATAAAGGAAAGTTTCGACGGATGGGGGAAACGGAAAGTCTGCGTCAAGTAGCGGTTATGTTAATTATGGCTACGACAGAGGTGCAGTCAGCTGCCTTGCTGGCTACATTCCGCCGCCGGGTTCCTATGGTTATAGAGCTGCCCAGCCTTCAGGAGAGGCCCTTACAGGAAAGACTGGCATTAATTCACTATTTTTTAAAACATGAAGCACAGCGTACCGGGAATTCTTTAAATATTGATGCTGATGCGCTAAAGTCACTTTTGCTCTATGATTGTTCCAGCAACATTGGGCAGTTATCTGCAGATATACAGGTAGCGTGTGCCAGAGGATTTCTGAATCTCATTACCAGCGGCAGCAAAACACTCTATATTACAGTTTCCAATCTGCCTGCACATGCACGGCGCGGACTGCTTAAACTTCAGCATCAGCGCGATAAAATTGAGAAACTGCGAATTACCAGTTGTGAAATTTTGCCGGGAAAAGAAAATATGGTATATGTGGATGAGCTGTACTCGGTGCCACGGGAAATCTACTCTTATATTGAGGAACAATATGGAAAGCTTTCTATGCAGGGTGTTTCTCAAGAAGAAATCAACCGGATCATTGGATCGGAGTTGGAAGCGAAGCTATGGAAGTGGATTAAAAGGGCCAATGATTCGCCGGAGCCCATTGTAAAGGCTGATTTATATAAAGTGGTTGATAAGGCGATTGTAGATATCGTCGAAGCTATGATCGAGAAAGCTGCTGATATTTTAATTCGGCCAAGTGAACAGATCGTTGTAGGATTATCCATTCATTTAACAGAAACACTGAAACGAATCAAGCAAAATAAACGAATTATTAATCCGCATTTGGAAAAAACAAAATATGAATATGCCCGCGAATTTGCCATAGCCCGGGAAATGGCAGAATGTTTTCTAGGGCAAACCGGAGTGAGACTGCCAGAAGAGGAAATTGGTTTCATCACATTATATTTGACAATGTATTGCCGGCAAGATGCAGATGGGCGGGTAGGAATTCTAGTATTATCTCACGGCCATGTGGCAGCAGGAATGGCGGAAGTTGCTAACAGACTGTTAGGAGCTAACCATGCTAAAGCGGTTGAAATGTCGTTGGATGAAAGTTCAGAGACAGCGTTAGAACGCACCATTGAGATTGTTATGCAAATTAATGAGGGCAAGGGTGTACTCTTACTTGTTGATATGGGATCACTAGCCAATTTTGGCAGCCAGATCACTGCCATAACCGGTATCCCCATTCGGTCGGTAGGACCGGTATATACGATGATGGTTATTGAAGCGGTTAGGCGGGCACTACTTCCAGATACAGAGCTGGATGAATTGGCGGAAATGTTAGGGCAGCCTTATTTGAGTGCCGAAAACCTAAGTACAGAATTGTTGCAAAATGATGTATCCTTCAATAAGAGTAAGTCTGCTATTTTAACGATCTGCATTACGGGAAAGGGAGCAGCTATGCAATTGCAGAAGGAAGTAGAACGGCAGATCGGCAGGCAGCAGGGCCAAATAGAAATAATCTGCATGGGATTAGCAGATAGGCAAACCTTTGCAAATGAAGTTCGGAAAATTATGAAAACTCATTCGATTAAAGCTGTAGTTGGAACGTTAGATCCTGGTTTGCCTGGAGTTCCGTTTATCACAGTTGATCAAATCGTAAAGGGAAAAATAGCATCCATCCTGCAGTGTGCACCAAGTCGAAGAACAACAGTAGCAGAAGTTATCCAAGAGGAGTTAATATTTTATCCTAATCCGGAATGGAGCAAACCGCAAGTAATTGACTTACTCACACAAAGTCTGCTTTCTAGAGATTTGGTTAAGCCTGAATTTGCAACGGATGTGGTTAAGAGGGAATTAATCGGAGTACCGATTTTAAGTCTGAGAGTAGCCATTCCTCATGGGGAAGACCCACGATATGTAAATCAAACATCAGTTGCATTGGCGATCTTTCCTGAAGCCATACCCTGGGGTGAGAATTACCGGGTAAATGTTGTCTGTTTGTTTGCCGCGGCTACCGATGGCAGGGAACTTGTTCAAGAGCTGGGAGGCAAATTGACAAACGATGAAATTGTTGATTGCTTGATTGAAGCTCGCACGCCAGCTGAAGCAAAACGAATCCTGGTACAAGGAGAGAACAAATAA
- a CDS encoding DUF488 family protein, with protein MILYTIGFGKKTAQEFFTLLQKNGVKRVIDIRLNNVSQLAGYTKKADLAYFLRAIADIDYIHLPEFAPTKQLLDGYKGKEISWREYETEYARILEERASLNHLDNSLFDGACLLCSEPTPKQCHRRLLAEYLAEKVNGLRVIHL; from the coding sequence ATGATTCTCTACACAATTGGGTTTGGGAAAAAAACGGCGCAGGAATTCTTTACGCTCCTACAAAAGAATGGAGTTAAGCGTGTAATTGATATCAGACTGAATAATGTCTCTCAACTTGCGGGATACACCAAGAAGGCAGATTTAGCGTATTTTCTTAGAGCAATAGCGGATATTGATTATATTCATTTGCCGGAATTTGCTCCGACCAAGCAACTGTTGGATGGGTATAAAGGTAAAGAAATAAGTTGGCGGGAATACGAAACGGAATACGCTCGTATTCTGGAAGAACGTGCTTCTCTCAATCACTTAGATAATAGCTTATTTGATGGAGCCTGTTTACTTTGTAGCGAACCAACACCTAAACAATGTCATCGCAGGTTACTTGCTGAATATTTGGCAGAAAAGGTTAATGGATTGAGAGTAATTCATCTTTGA
- a CDS encoding DUF488 family protein has translation MKNVKKIYTLGHSTVSSSFFLSIIQKFGISCIVDVRSVPYSRHAPQYNKEDLSRFLKRNSIQYVFMGDEFGARREEQSLYSPSGYLDFERTRKSELFMRGIERINKGLQAGFTIALMCTEKWAIECHRSILVGKGLADVGFEVVHIDHDSNTMTQPEMEQVLLKMYFPEVNMFADQLGEPLNEAAMIEEAYRRKNKEIGFIGYEDKEAAHN, from the coding sequence GTGAAGAATGTTAAAAAGATTTATACCCTGGGACATTCAACTGTCTCCAGCTCATTTTTTTTAAGTATTATCCAAAAATTTGGCATCTCTTGTATTGTAGATGTACGGAGTGTTCCTTATAGCCGGCATGCTCCACAATATAATAAAGAGGATTTAAGTCGTTTTTTGAAACGAAATTCTATTCAGTATGTTTTCATGGGCGATGAATTTGGCGCTAGGCGCGAGGAGCAGAGCTTATATTCGCCTTCAGGCTATCTTGATTTTGAGCGCACACGTAAATCTGAGCTGTTTATGCGTGGCATTGAGCGTATTAATAAAGGCTTGCAGGCAGGCTTTACAATTGCGCTTATGTGTACAGAAAAATGGGCAATAGAGTGTCATAGGAGTATTTTAGTAGGCAAGGGATTAGCAGATGTCGGTTTTGAAGTCGTACACATCGACCATGATAGTAATACTATGACGCAACCTGAAATGGAGCAGGTTTTGTTAAAAATGTATTTCCCAGAAGTTAATATGTTTGCGGATCAATTGGGTGAGCCACTAAATGAAGCAGCAATGATTGAAGAAGCTTATCGACGCAAAAATAAGGAAATTGGTTTTATCGGGTATGAAGACAAAGAGGCCGCCCACAATTAA
- a CDS encoding dual OB domain-containing protein, translated as MEKEIILMAKSWKGGGYCIAGIDTTTRDWVRIVSDDAARQHAVTDEDMKYQDGTSPQILDRVRIKCTAHTPNDYQPENYTMDSSRRWRKSGQADINAVINLHPAEFHGILFYNNDKKVTPGEIQAISDGNKYSLAFIRPSNTKINVKRWDGSTRPKITACFTHGERSYRYIKVTDPTFVIQYQDIEDGDYPLDNVYFVASLADPNPSDGDHWKLIATVLKE; from the coding sequence ATGGAAAAAGAAATTATACTCATGGCTAAATCCTGGAAGGGCGGCGGTTACTGTATTGCTGGCATTGACACTACTACGAGAGATTGGGTCCGAATAGTATCAGATGATGCAGCTAGGCAGCATGCGGTTACGGATGAGGACATGAAGTATCAAGATGGGACAAGCCCCCAGATATTGGATAGGGTGAGGATTAAATGTACAGCTCATACACCTAATGATTATCAGCCAGAGAATTACACTATGGATAGTTCTCGTCGTTGGAGAAAATCTGGACAAGCAGATATTAATGCGGTTATAAATCTTCATCCTGCTGAATTTCATGGAATCTTATTTTATAATAACGATAAGAAGGTTACTCCAGGAGAAATACAAGCCATTAGCGATGGCAATAAATACTCATTAGCATTTATTAGACCTTCAAATACTAAAATTAATGTTAAACGGTGGGATGGAAGCACACGACCAAAGATTACAGCATGCTTTACACATGGAGAGCGAAGTTATCGATATATAAAAGTTACCGACCCTACCTTTGTAATACAGTATCAAGATATAGAAGACGGAGATTATCCGCTTGATAATGTATATTTTGTTGCTAGCTTAGCTGATCCCAATCCGAGCGATGGTGATCATTGGAAGCTGATTGCTACCGTTTTAAAGGAATAA
- a CDS encoding helix-turn-helix domain-containing protein: protein MTFGERLADLRGRRSLTQNEVAKLTNISRSRLSLYEIGQREPDLATTKQLADFFNVTIDYLVGRDNIESLSPAAEEDNSNDLIKFLEQPEVLFDGIPLTKEDKSKIKASLDIIFWDAKQKNKQKKS from the coding sequence ATGACATTTGGCGAACGTCTTGCAGATTTGCGTGGACGCAGATCATTAACACAAAATGAGGTTGCAAAACTAACTAATATATCTCGCTCCCGCTTATCCTTATATGAAATAGGTCAACGTGAACCAGATCTGGCAACAACAAAGCAGCTTGCAGATTTCTTCAATGTGACCATAGACTATTTAGTAGGTCGCGATAATATCGAATCTCTTTCCCCTGCTGCGGAAGAGGACAACTCTAATGACCTCATTAAATTCCTAGAGCAACCAGAAGTTCTTTTTGATGGCATACCATTAACTAAAGAAGATAAATCCAAAATTAAAGCATCACTTGATATTATATTCTGGGATGCAAAACAGAAAAATAAGCAGAAGAAATCATAA
- a CDS encoding helix-turn-helix transcriptional regulator encodes MRKELAIARENIGLTQARMAELLGISRSYYSLIENGMRNPDYGLAKRIAKILKVSPNNIFFDLDGFNLKQK; translated from the coding sequence ATGAGAAAAGAGTTAGCTATTGCGCGTGAAAATATTGGACTGACACAAGCAAGGATGGCTGAATTGCTAGGAATATCTCGTAGTTATTACAGCTTAATTGAAAATGGAATGAGGAATCCTGACTATGGATTAGCAAAGCGGATAGCTAAAATTCTTAAAGTGTCGCCCAATAATATTTTTTTTGACCTCGATGGCTTCAATTTGAAGCAAAAATAA
- a CDS encoding alcohol dehydrogenase catalytic domain-containing protein, whose product MKVITLDSPLKIGIKDISMPERKNDNEVLIKVRALGICGSDIGAYRGVNPTVSYPRIIGHEIGGEVVSISDNSKGIIPGDRVVLEPYLPCYQCYPCSMGRTNCCEELKVLGVQTDGGMAEYVTHPLNLVHLVPREMEWQEVAMLEPLTIALHANHRSRVKEGEHVLIIGAGAIGLLAAQVAMVYGAVPILVDVVEKRLALAKEMDILHTLHPSQGNVIQELSAITKGRMAEVVIEASGSQGAIHSMFDYVSAAGRIALVGWPNGETPLPTAVITKKELDIVGSRTSANEFPEAIALLQNKQVQVREIISRVVTFDEIPDAVMNMAAFPDKFVKVIAVL is encoded by the coding sequence ATGAAAGTCATAACCCTAGATTCACCCCTCAAAATCGGTATCAAAGACATCTCCATGCCAGAGCGGAAGAATGACAACGAAGTTCTCATCAAAGTCCGTGCCCTTGGCATCTGCGGATCCGATATTGGTGCTTACCGAGGCGTCAATCCTACTGTAAGCTATCCCCGTATCATCGGTCATGAGATCGGCGGGGAAGTGGTGTCTATTTCAGATAATAGCAAGGGCATTATCCCAGGAGATCGAGTCGTTCTAGAACCCTATCTGCCTTGCTATCAGTGCTATCCTTGCAGCATGGGCAGAACCAACTGCTGCGAGGAGTTAAAAGTCTTAGGGGTGCAGACGGATGGAGGCATGGCGGAGTATGTGACCCATCCTCTCAACTTGGTGCATCTGGTGCCTCGTGAAATGGAGTGGCAGGAGGTTGCCATGCTTGAGCCCTTGACCATTGCCCTCCATGCCAATCATCGCTCCAGAGTCAAGGAAGGGGAGCATGTTCTCATTATTGGGGCGGGAGCCATTGGATTATTAGCTGCCCAAGTCGCCATGGTCTACGGAGCGGTTCCCATTCTAGTGGATGTGGTAGAAAAACGGTTAGCGTTGGCAAAAGAGATGGACATACTCCATACCTTGCATCCCTCACAGGGAAATGTCATCCAAGAACTCTCTGCCATTACCAAGGGACGCATGGCAGAAGTGGTCATTGAAGCCTCGGGTTCCCAAGGAGCCATTCATAGCATGTTTGACTATGTATCCGCTGCCGGACGCATTGCCTTAGTGGGCTGGCCCAATGGGGAAACGCCTTTGCCTACGGCCGTAATTACCAAGAAAGAACTGGATATTGTCGGTTCCCGCACCAGTGCCAATGAATTTCCCGAAGCCATTGCCTTACTGCAGAACAAGCAGGTACAGGTGCGTGAGATCATCAGCCGTGTAGTGACCTTTGACGAGATTCCCGATGCCGTCATGAACATGGCTGCCTTTCCTGACAAGTTTGTCAAAGTGATAGCGGTGCTGTAA
- the iolC gene encoding 5-dehydro-2-deoxygluconokinase: MKKFTFAPEKDIDVIAVGRIAIDLNPNEIHRTLDKVNTFTKYVGGSPANIAVGLARLGKKVGFIGKVSDDAFGKYVTDYFIEKGIDVSHVTPSSDGEVLGLTFTEISSPTESQILMYREGVADLALAPADISEDYIKRAKFLLISGTALAASPSREACFLAMTYAKKHDTKIIFDIDYRSYTWKSNVEIAVYYSLAGQRSDILMGSREEFELMEMLDKGNDIPDYCLADNYLFHGNQIVIIKHGKKGSLAYSSDRKAYKVGSFSVKLLKSFGGGDAYASAFLYGILEGWQMPTSLEFATASAARVVSSHSCSDAMSTAEEIIRFIADSQEKGTVIEEIPWNQSIEGGRSCR, encoded by the coding sequence ATGAAAAAGTTTACCTTTGCCCCTGAGAAAGACATCGATGTCATTGCCGTAGGACGCATAGCCATTGATTTAAACCCCAATGAAATTCATCGCACCTTGGACAAGGTCAACACCTTTACCAAATATGTAGGGGGTTCTCCTGCCAATATTGCTGTAGGCTTAGCCCGTCTTGGCAAGAAGGTCGGATTCATCGGCAAAGTGTCCGATGATGCCTTTGGCAAGTACGTTACCGATTACTTCATCGAAAAAGGCATTGATGTATCCCATGTTACCCCGTCATCAGACGGAGAAGTCTTAGGTCTGACCTTTACGGAAATCTCCAGTCCCACCGAAAGTCAGATTCTCATGTACCGGGAAGGCGTTGCTGACCTTGCCTTAGCCCCAGCAGATATTTCCGAAGACTATATCAAGCGCGCCAAATTCCTCTTAATCTCTGGAACTGCCTTGGCGGCGAGCCCTTCCAGGGAAGCCTGCTTTTTAGCCATGACCTATGCCAAGAAGCATGATACCAAGATTATCTTTGATATTGACTACCGCAGCTACACCTGGAAATCCAACGTAGAAATCGCCGTATATTACTCCTTGGCAGGACAACGAAGTGATATCCTCATGGGTTCCCGGGAAGAATTTGAACTCATGGAAATGCTGGATAAGGGCAATGACATACCTGACTACTGCCTGGCAGACAACTATCTCTTCCATGGGAATCAGATTGTCATTATCAAACACGGGAAGAAAGGTTCCCTTGCCTATAGCAGTGATCGCAAAGCCTATAAAGTGGGCTCCTTTTCCGTAAAGCTCTTAAAATCCTTTGGCGGTGGAGATGCCTATGCTTCTGCCTTTCTCTATGGCATCTTAGAAGGCTGGCAAATGCCCACTTCTCTGGAATTTGCTACAGCCTCAGCAGCACGAGTGGTATCCAGTCATAGCTGCTCGGATGCCATGTCTACCGCCGAAGAAATCATACGCTTTATTGCCGATAGTCAGGAAAAAGGGACGGTCATCGAGGAAATTCCCTGGAACCAGTCTATCGAAGGAGGGAGATCATGCCGTTAG
- a CDS encoding gluconate:H+ symporter codes for MPLVILALGIVVLFILIIGVKLNSFLSLILVSLGVGLAEGLPLLKVVDSIESGVGGTLGHLALVISFGSMLGKLMVDSGGAQRIAMHLIDRFGRKYVKWAVCLTGFIVGIALFYEVGFVLLIPLVFTIALSAGVPLLEVGVPMAAALSVTHCFLPPHPGPTAIAVIFNADIGLTLVYGFLIAIPTIIVAGPFFYETMKDLNPAVPQGLHSHQSFKEEDMPSFASSLFTTLIPVFLMAAASLTKLTLPKESYITQFFAFVGNADMALLIAVLVAFYTFGIKRGKTMADIMESVQQSAMTIAMILLVVGGGGAFKQVLIDSGVGKYIASFMAGSQLSPLVLAWMIAAVLRLAVGSATVAALTTGGMVLPLIAATGVSPELMVLATGAGSVMAGPPNDPGFWMFKEFFNLSVKETIRSWCVMETAISFMGLGGVLLLNALIS; via the coding sequence ATGCCGTTAGTCATCTTAGCCTTAGGCATTGTCGTCCTATTTATCCTCATTATCGGTGTGAAGCTCAACAGCTTCCTATCCCTAATCCTAGTTTCCTTAGGTGTAGGCTTAGCAGAAGGACTGCCACTCTTAAAAGTAGTAGACTCCATTGAAAGCGGTGTGGGAGGAACCTTAGGGCATTTAGCCTTAGTCATCAGTTTCGGTTCCATGCTGGGAAAACTCATGGTAGACAGCGGGGGAGCCCAGCGCATTGCCATGCACCTCATTGATCGGTTTGGCAGGAAATATGTGAAATGGGCAGTCTGCTTAACCGGCTTCATTGTGGGAATTGCCTTATTCTATGAAGTAGGCTTTGTCCTTCTCATACCCTTAGTCTTTACCATTGCCCTATCCGCAGGAGTGCCCTTACTGGAAGTAGGCGTACCCATGGCAGCCGCTTTATCCGTAACCCATTGCTTCCTGCCGCCCCATCCGGGGCCTACGGCCATTGCCGTTATCTTTAATGCTGATATTGGGCTCACCTTAGTGTATGGCTTTCTCATTGCCATCCCGACCATCATTGTAGCAGGACCCTTCTTCTATGAAACCATGAAAGATCTCAATCCTGCTGTACCGCAAGGATTGCACAGCCATCAGTCCTTTAAGGAAGAGGACATGCCCAGTTTCGCCTCCAGTCTGTTTACCACCTTGATTCCCGTATTCTTAATGGCAGCCGCTTCTCTTACTAAGTTAACTCTTCCCAAGGAATCGTATATTACCCAGTTCTTTGCCTTTGTGGGTAATGCGGATATGGCCTTACTCATTGCCGTTCTCGTTGCCTTCTATACCTTTGGCATTAAACGGGGGAAGACCATGGCCGACATCATGGAGTCCGTGCAGCAGTCCGCCATGACCATTGCCATGATCCTCTTAGTCGTGGGGGGCGGCGGTGCCTTTAAGCAGGTGCTCATTGACAGCGGCGTGGGAAAATACATTGCCTCCTTCATGGCAGGTTCCCAGCTGTCTCCCTTAGTACTGGCCTGGATGATTGCCGCTGTACTGCGCCTCGCTGTCGGTTCCGCAACGGTAGCCGCCTTAACCACAGGGGGCATGGTACTGCCTCTCATTGCCGCAACCGGTGTCAGTCCCGAGCTCATGGTTCTTGCAACGGGGGCAGGCAGTGTCATGGCAGGACCGCCCAATGACCCGGGATTTTGGATGTTTAAGGAATTCTTTAATCTTTCCGTAAAAGAGACCATACGATCCTGGTGCGTCATGGAAACCGCTATTTCTTTTATGGGTTTAGGAGGTGTGCTGCTTTTAAATGCGTTGATTTCGTAA